Proteins from a genomic interval of Fusarium oxysporum Fo47 chromosome I, complete sequence:
- a CDS encoding heterokaryon incompatibility protein-domain-containing protein, whose protein sequence is MSPKSISPVRLMSRRAFRKRAHASDLTIYKETNSTPSVEVSRKRSKRTGPSSFGLHNISHHQRSAPHSRYLFTNKAHCSTVSLLSSMADVVQPSEPSALQTYTYIPFTNNFTIRILTLEPGTGNDPLVGHLGFENLDLNPQYEAISYCWGTGGRSSEIICDGKPLPLTESIEGALRRMRHATTQRRLWADQVCINQDDIAERSQQVSLMNAIYKGAKHVLVWLGEDKVGHGQAAMEMVHYLHGVFNNEELHNEFKRAHSEDLLSQDRKPWVPFSNLSRLPWFNRIWIVQEIGTAAPATLCWGDAEIDWEILSSVAGILNTTYHFLRSRFAVFTPNIRYLYQRFVEPEEAYDVNHNRAAFIYELHRARHLLSKDPRDHVYAFLGHFSIHTGSSSLAELVADYSRSIEDIYYDVAVRELSGCESLLLLSACHAIPATYKKRIMERGDVPTWVPDWRVVPLHLMGTPVTPHRASGEYRPQLYIDEETRVLHIYGVRLDRIRRPSWIFWNNAFHFRRNNPFRLPIEGLWRDISGRNQPFNLRQRYRNGESAFFALVQTLTNACIGADRSRPYESIPKDEWLANGAAYLVRALDKPGAVSPEIQELAQTGDGFKWSHEATLVTRYRGFAITFGGWFVVGPDIMQAGDVVVVLYGGRTPFLLRRKDDGTWILVGECYVHGMMNGEVFDLDGVEEEEFAIV, encoded by the exons ATGTCCCCTAAGTCTATATCTCCAGTTCGACTAATGAGTCGACGTGCTTTTCGAAAAAGAGCTCATGCTAGTGATTTGACGATCTACAAAGAAACTAATTCCACGCCGTCGGTCGAGGTTTCGCGAAAGCGATCTAAAAGAACTGGGCCTTCAAGTTTCGGTCTGCATAACATttctcaccatcaacgtTCAGCGCCTCATTCTAGGTATCTTTTCACCAATAAGGCTCATTGCTCGACTGTGTCTTTATTATCATCCATGGCCGATGTCGTCCAGCCATCAGAACCGTCAGCTCTACAGACATACACCTATATACCATTCACGAATAACTTTACAATCCGCATTCTCACTCTTGAGCCTGGTACGGGTAATGACCCATTAGTCGGTCATCTCGGTTTCGAGAATCTTGATCTCAACCCACAATATGAAGCCATCTCATATTGCTGGGGCACAGGTGGTCGATCCTCTGAGATTATATGCGATGGGAAACCGCTGCCATTAACGGAGAGCATTGAGGGTGCTCTCCGTCGGATGAGACATGCAACTACACAGCGACGCTTATGGGCGGATCAAGTCTGCATCAACCAGGATGATATTGCCGAACGAAGTCAGCAAGTCAGTCTGATGAATGCTATTTACAAGGGAGCGAAGCACGTCTTGGTATGGCTCGGAGAAGACAAAGTAGGGCATGGGCAGGCGGCGATGGAGATGGTTCACTACCTCCATGGAGTGTTTAATAATGAGGAGCTGCATAATGAATTCAAAAGAGCTCATTCGGAAGATTTATTGAGTCAGGATAGGAAACCTTGGGTGCCGTTCTCAAATCTATCGAGGCTGCCATGG TTTAATCGTATATGGATTGTTCAAGAAATAGGAACAGCAGCTCCGGCAACTCTCTGCTGGGGCGATGCAGAGATCGACTGGGAGATCCTATCGTCAGTTGCAGGCATCTTGAATACGACCTATCACTTCTTACGCTCACGGTTCGCCGTCTTTACACCTAACATCCGATACTTATATCAACGCTTCGTTGAGCCAGAGGAGGCATACGATGTCAACCATAACCGCGCAGCCTTCATATACGAACTTCATCGCGCAAGGCATCTCTTGTCCAAAGACCCTCGAGACCATGTCTATGCTTTTCTCGGCCACTTCTCCATTCACACCGGTAGTTCAAGCCTTGCAGAGCTGGTGGCGGATTATAGCAGATCGATAGAAGATATCTATTACGATGTAGCAGTCAGAGAACTCTCTGGGTGCGAATCACTTCTGCTTTTGTCTGCTTGTCATGCTATACCAGCTACATACAAGAAACGAATTATGGAGAGGGGAGATGTACCAACTTGGGTTCCAGACTGGCGCGTTGTGCCTTTACATCTCATGGGTACACCTGTGACTCCTCATAGAGCATCAGGGGAGTATCGGCCGCAATTATACATCGACGAAGAAACAAGAGTTCTTCACATCTACGGTGTTCGCTTAGATCGTATCCGTCGACCATCATGGATATTCTGGAACAACGCTTTCCACTTCCGTCGCAATAACCCTTTTCGCCTCCCCATCGAGGGTTTATGGCGAGATATCAGTGGTCGAAACCAACCCTTCAACCTACGACAACGCTATCGAAACGGCGAGTCAGCTTTCTTCGCCCTTGTGCAAACACTCACAAACGCGTGTATCGGAGCAGATCGCTCACGGCCGTATGAGAGTATTCCCAAGGATGAGTGGCTCGCCAACGGCGCAGCGTATCTTGTCCGCGCACTAGATAAACCCGGTGCTGTTTCACCAGAGATACAAGAGCTTGCGCAGACGGGAGACGGGTTCAAGTGGAGCCATGAAGCAACGCTTGTTACGCGGTATCGAGGTTTTGCGATAACTTTTGGGGGATGGTTTGTTGTTGGGCCGGATATTATGCAAGCTGGAGATGTGGTTGTTGTGTTGTATGGAGGTAGAACACCGTTCTTGCTAAGAAGAAAGGATGACGGGACGTGGATACTTGTCGGGGAGTGTTATGTTCATGGGATGATGAATGGGGAGGTTTTTGACCTTGATGgggttgaagaggaggagtTTGCTATTGTGTGA